The following proteins come from a genomic window of Polaribacter dokdonensis:
- a CDS encoding restriction endonuclease subunit S translates to MGVENNIPKGWEVINLGELIDIYNHKRIPLSTKTRSKRKGDYPYYGASNIVDYIDDYIFDGEFLLISEDGENLNTRNTPIAFIAKGKFWVNNHAHITKGKSEHLTKYLELYFKKLNVSGFITGAVQPKLSKGNLVDIPILISKSTKEQKAIAKVLTAFDDKIALLQAQNKTLETMAQTIFKEWFGKYQIGDELPEGWRVDTLENVSNEITRGFTTKYVEKSNLINLNQKVNKGRYLEKQHFKYYADDTIVPENKFIKKHDILLNSLGQGTLGRVHFYTEETVNVVADQHISILRFEKELSFYIYQVLASKTGQFRLENEITGSTGMLMLNVGKVRNFEVIMPNKVLLQKFTDMVMPFYEKLAINNSQIQSLKKTRDTLLPKLMSGQVRVKNLNTITS, encoded by the coding sequence ATGGGGGTTGAAAATAATATACCAAAAGGTTGGGAGGTAATTAATTTAGGTGAACTCATTGATATATATAATCATAAAAGAATACCATTAAGTACTAAAACTAGAAGTAAAAGGAAAGGTGATTATCCATACTATGGAGCTTCTAATATTGTTGATTATATAGATGATTATATTTTTGATGGTGAGTTTTTGTTAATTTCAGAAGATGGTGAGAATTTAAACACTAGAAACACTCCTATAGCTTTTATAGCCAAAGGCAAGTTTTGGGTTAATAATCACGCACATATAACAAAAGGTAAATCAGAACATTTAACTAAATATCTAGAATTATATTTTAAGAAATTAAACGTTTCAGGTTTCATAACTGGAGCTGTACAGCCAAAACTATCAAAAGGAAATTTAGTTGATATTCCTATTTTAATCTCAAAATCAACTAAAGAACAAAAAGCCATTGCAAAAGTATTAACAGCATTTGATGATAAAATAGCGTTACTTCAAGCCCAAAACAAAACCTTAGAAACTATGGCTCAAACTATTTTTAAAGAATGGTTTGGTAAATACCAAATTGGTGATGAGTTACCTGAGGGTTGGAGAGTTGATACTTTGGAAAATGTTTCGAATGAAATAACAAGAGGATTTACCACTAAATATGTTGAAAAAAGTAATTTAATTAATTTAAATCAAAAGGTTAATAAAGGGAGGTATTTAGAAAAGCAACATTTTAAATATTATGCAGACGATACTATTGTTCCAGAAAATAAGTTTATAAAAAAACATGATATTTTATTAAATTCCTTAGGTCAAGGAACTTTAGGCAGAGTTCATTTTTATACTGAAGAAACTGTTAATGTAGTTGCAGACCAACATATTTCTATTTTGAGGTTTGAAAAAGAACTAAGTTTTTATATTTATCAAGTATTGGCATCAAAAACAGGTCAATTCAGACTTGAAAATGAAATAACAGGTTCTACAGGTATGCTAATGTTAAATGTAGGTAAAGTAAGAAATTTTGAAGTAATAATGCCAAATAAAGTATTACTTCAAAAATTTACAGATATGGTTATGCCCTTTTATGAAAAACTAGCTATTAACAATTCCCAAATCCAATCCCTTAAAAAAACCAGAGATACTTTATTACCAAAATTAATGAGTGGTCAGGTTAGGGTTAAAAATTTAAATACTATTACCTCTTGA
- a CDS encoding type I restriction endonuclease subunit R, whose protein sequence is MLNENTIEVAFIEQLVNQGFTYYPGPEIAPYSDNPQRKSFDSVVLEEQFRQTLSLLNPSFPEHSITEAYNKVLNLGTEDIMLNNEVFHNYLTTGVTVEFTKDGVTKGKNIQLIDFDNPENNTFWVVNQLVIKENKTEKRLDAVIYVNGLPLVVVELKNATNETATVRKAFTQIQNYKTAVPSIFYYNALCIISDGIDAKTSSLSAPFTRYLNWKAPIETNGLKTELQTLTEHMLNKNVLLNLIKYCTVFESEEKVDNNTGLISISKIKKVAAYHQYYAVQKAVEQTIRATNKEIGNRKVGVIWHTQGSGKSLSMVFYSGKIITHPKMGNPTIVILTDRNDLDDQLFSTFGNCISLLRQTPIQASSREHLKELLKVSGGGVIFTTIQKFSPEEGNIYDTLSERTNIVVVADEAHRSQYGFKGRVVELEEGSEIRYGNAKYLRDALPNASYIGFTGTPIEKEDKSTPAVFGDYIDVYDIKQAVDDGSTVPLSYESRLVKIKLDKKVSEDVDSLVDEISGATEEQIEKSKKKNATINSIVGHPDRLKDVAEDIVSHFEARQQVFEGKAMIVGMTRQICVDLYAQIVKLKPEWHNNDLEKGTIKVIMTSSSDDPQSFQPHHSTKQQRKNLAIRMKDPNDELKLVIVRDMWLTGFDAPSMHTMYVDKKMQGANLMQAIARVNRVYKDKPGGLIVDYIGIGQELRNAMATYLQSGGEGKAYVDISEAIAMMKEKFEIVEQMFHNYNYKEYFSAPTNQKLQILLGAQNFILSDQKLRDRFVKEVLSLSKLFAMSIPSFEAEAIKDDVAFFQAVKARISKFSTSGVKSDYEVDTAIKQIVDEALASDGVIDVFKAAGIEAPSVGILSDEFLLEVKNMKQKNVAFELLKKLLSDDVRVRKTKNIAQAKKFSEMIESVVKKYHNNQIDSAQVLEELSAIAREMRLEDSKAEQLGLTEEEYAFYSVLNQNDSTKMLEDHKMKELIHHIVDIIRKNATVDWSKRSDVRAKLRLTVRKILIRYGYPPDVARMEADRVLEQSEVLAESLTEKF, encoded by the coding sequence ATGCTTAACGAGAACACTATAGAAGTTGCTTTTATTGAACAATTAGTAAATCAAGGTTTTACTTATTATCCAGGTCCAGAAATTGCTCCCTATTCAGATAATCCTCAAAGAAAAAGTTTTGATAGTGTGGTTTTAGAAGAGCAATTTAGACAGACTTTGTCACTTCTGAACCCATCTTTTCCAGAACATTCAATTACTGAAGCATATAACAAAGTTCTCAATTTAGGGACTGAAGACATCATGCTAAATAATGAGGTATTTCATAACTATTTAACAACTGGTGTTACTGTAGAGTTTACAAAAGATGGAGTTACTAAAGGTAAAAATATTCAATTAATAGACTTTGATAATCCAGAGAACAATACTTTTTGGGTAGTCAATCAACTAGTTATAAAAGAGAATAAAACTGAGAAGAGATTAGATGCAGTTATTTATGTTAATGGCTTGCCATTAGTAGTAGTAGAATTAAAAAATGCAACCAATGAAACAGCTACTGTTAGAAAAGCTTTTACACAAATTCAAAATTACAAAACTGCAGTACCTAGTATATTTTATTACAATGCACTTTGCATTATATCAGATGGTATAGATGCAAAAACTTCTAGCTTATCTGCACCTTTTACACGTTATTTAAATTGGAAAGCTCCAATAGAAACTAATGGTTTAAAAACTGAATTACAAACTTTAACTGAGCACATGTTAAATAAAAATGTGTTACTCAATTTAATTAAATATTGTACAGTTTTTGAAAGTGAAGAGAAAGTAGATAATAATACTGGACTTATATCTATCTCTAAAATAAAAAAGGTTGCAGCTTATCATCAATACTATGCAGTACAGAAAGCAGTTGAGCAAACAATAAGAGCTACAAATAAAGAAATAGGGAATAGAAAAGTAGGTGTAATTTGGCATACACAAGGAAGTGGTAAATCATTATCAATGGTGTTTTATAGTGGTAAAATTATCACACATCCAAAAATGGGAAATCCCACTATAGTTATTCTAACTGATAGAAATGATTTAGATGATCAACTATTTTCAACTTTTGGTAATTGTATAAGTTTGTTAAGACAAACTCCAATACAAGCATCAAGTAGAGAACATTTAAAAGAATTACTAAAAGTTTCTGGAGGAGGTGTTATTTTTACTACTATACAAAAATTCAGCCCAGAAGAAGGTAATATATATGATACCTTATCAGAAAGAACCAATATTGTTGTGGTGGCAGATGAAGCCCATAGAAGTCAGTATGGCTTTAAAGGAAGAGTGGTAGAATTAGAGGAAGGTTCAGAAATTAGGTATGGGAATGCTAAGTATTTAAGAGACGCTTTACCAAATGCATCTTATATAGGTTTTACAGGAACACCAATAGAAAAGGAAGATAAATCTACACCTGCAGTATTTGGAGATTACATTGATGTATATGATATTAAACAAGCTGTAGATGATGGTTCTACTGTTCCTTTAAGCTATGAGTCTAGATTAGTCAAAATTAAACTTGATAAAAAAGTTAGTGAAGATGTAGATTCTCTTGTAGATGAGATATCTGGAGCAACTGAGGAGCAGATAGAAAAATCTAAAAAGAAAAATGCTACCATTAATTCTATTGTGGGGCACCCAGATAGGCTAAAAGATGTTGCAGAAGATATTGTTTCTCATTTTGAAGCTAGACAGCAAGTTTTTGAAGGTAAGGCTATGATTGTTGGAATGACACGTCAAATATGTGTTGATTTGTATGCTCAAATAGTAAAATTAAAACCAGAATGGCATAATAATGATTTAGAGAAAGGCACCATAAAAGTTATTATGACCAGTTCTTCTGATGACCCACAAAGCTTTCAGCCACATCATTCAACAAAGCAACAGAGAAAGAATCTAGCTATAAGAATGAAAGACCCAAATGATGAGCTAAAATTAGTTATTGTTAGGGATATGTGGTTAACAGGGTTTGATGCTCCTAGTATGCATACCATGTATGTAGATAAAAAAATGCAGGGAGCTAATTTAATGCAAGCTATTGCTAGAGTAAACAGGGTATATAAAGATAAACCTGGAGGTTTAATTGTAGATTATATAGGTATTGGTCAAGAATTAAGAAATGCAATGGCTACTTATCTACAAAGTGGAGGAGAAGGTAAAGCTTATGTAGATATTTCTGAGGCAATTGCAATGATGAAAGAAAAATTTGAAATTGTTGAACAGATGTTCCATAATTACAACTATAAAGAATATTTCAGTGCTCCTACTAATCAAAAATTACAAATTCTATTAGGTGCTCAAAACTTTATATTATCAGATCAAAAGTTAAGGGATAGGTTTGTGAAAGAAGTACTTTCGTTATCAAAACTTTTTGCTATGTCTATTCCAAGTTTTGAAGCAGAAGCCATTAAAGATGATGTAGCCTTTTTTCAAGCTGTAAAAGCAAGGATAAGTAAGTTCTCTACCTCTGGAGTTAAATCAGATTATGAAGTAGACACAGCTATTAAGCAAATTGTAGATGAGGCTTTAGCAAGTGATGGTGTAATTGATGTTTTTAAAGCTGCAGGAATAGAAGCTCCATCAGTTGGGATTTTATCAGATGAGTTTTTGTTGGAAGTAAAAAATATGAAGCAAAAAAATGTTGCTTTTGAATTGCTAAAGAAACTGTTGAGTGATGATGTAAGAGTTAGGAAAACTAAAAATATAGCACAAGCAAAGAAGTTCTCAGAAATGATTGAAAGTGTTGTAAAGAAATACCATAACAATCAAATTGATTCTGCTCAAGTATTAGAAGAATTGTCTGCTATTGCAAGAGAAATGAGGTTAGAAGATAGCAAAGCAGAACAGTTAGGTTTAACAGAAGAAGAATATGCCTTTTACAGTGTTTTAAATCAAAATGATTCTACTAAAATGTTAGAAGACCACAAGATGAAAGAATTGATTCATCATATTGTAGATATTATTAGAAAAAATGCAACTGTAGATTGGAGTAAAAGAAGTGATGTTAGAGCAAAATTAAGATTAACAGTACGTAAGATTTTAATACGTTATGGTTATCCACCAGATGTCGCTAGAATGGAGGCAGATAGAGTTTTAGAACAAAGTGAAGTGTTGGCTGAAAGCTTGACTGAAAAGTTTTAG
- a CDS encoding DUF262 domain-containing protein, with protein MKNVQKPEKIHLGKLVEEIKKGRFVIPDFQREFDWQPWDVRDLIKSIFMDYYIGTLLLWEGNKENYKKLGCANLYAFENQSDPEYIVLDGQQRLSALHYAFFQPDVNFRNRKNPMYFFINLRELIKEEFEEAFYYHSRTIYYNQLASETKLQYETHTFPLGIMQQGSWGIDDWIKGYRDFWALKADDEENKEQKEIYKAYSDSALKIRETFSDLLNNYQISYISLAKELELNKVCDIFTHINSKGKPLDTFDLLNSITRKEDIYLKDMYRNASKKLDDLSYPGFEVKTQILMVMSIIKQNYCSPKYLYYLVPQEKKKIKDKDGQNIEITLIENKEKFVSLWDTAVTAIDKCFDSLKNQREFGAITAKFLPYPSIVPCLSAIKYYVKTSDLKNKVDIHSKIKKWYWSSIFLNRYSSAVESTSTKDYIDLKKWFEDDDLELEAVTDFAANYKSLDLHKETRSGSAIYKAIFNLIILNGARDWESFELPEYEGLDDHHIVPKSWGKENELGQKINTILNRTPISGDTNRKIIRDSLPNVYIKNMFDNNDEEKVYRVLETHLISKKAVEILLRNNFSVDDYNEFIEERKHTILETINNKLIEQKIELPEHLKKINSDIEVIELTLRKIIEEKLELKSRIDIKEKIPSNIYEKLVLKINRAKKKNPNLVQQNIDDAKYWMQFSDLQELQQIITSKVFWGLFEELFINKENLTSEFNDVANLRNALRHSRDVDIITKMKGEASILWFNQQLTIK; from the coding sequence ATGAAAAATGTACAAAAACCAGAAAAAATACACCTTGGAAAACTTGTAGAAGAAATTAAAAAAGGAAGATTTGTAATTCCTGACTTTCAAAGAGAGTTTGATTGGCAACCCTGGGATGTAAGAGATTTAATAAAATCTATTTTTATGGATTATTATATTGGAACACTTCTGCTATGGGAAGGTAATAAAGAGAACTATAAAAAATTAGGTTGTGCCAATTTATATGCTTTTGAAAACCAATCTGACCCAGAGTATATTGTGTTAGATGGTCAACAAAGATTATCTGCATTGCATTACGCTTTTTTTCAACCAGATGTAAATTTTAGAAATAGGAAAAATCCTATGTACTTCTTTATCAATTTACGTGAGTTAATTAAAGAAGAATTTGAAGAAGCTTTCTATTATCATAGCAGAACTATTTATTACAATCAATTAGCCTCTGAGACAAAACTTCAATATGAAACACATACATTTCCATTAGGAATAATGCAACAAGGCTCTTGGGGTATTGACGATTGGATTAAAGGATATAGAGATTTTTGGGCTCTAAAAGCAGATGATGAAGAGAATAAAGAGCAAAAAGAAATTTATAAAGCTTATTCAGACTCAGCTTTAAAAATTAGAGAAACTTTTTCAGATTTACTTAATAATTATCAAATAAGCTACATTTCTTTAGCCAAAGAGCTAGAATTAAATAAAGTGTGTGATATTTTTACGCATATCAACTCTAAAGGAAAACCATTAGACACTTTTGATTTATTGAATTCTATTACAAGAAAAGAAGATATTTATCTAAAAGATATGTATAGAAATGCATCTAAGAAATTAGATGACCTATCCTATCCTGGATTTGAGGTTAAAACTCAAATTTTAATGGTAATGTCTATTATAAAACAAAATTATTGCAGTCCCAAGTATTTATATTATTTAGTTCCACAAGAGAAAAAGAAAATAAAAGATAAAGATGGACAAAATATAGAAATTACTCTTATAGAGAATAAAGAAAAGTTTGTTTCACTTTGGGATACTGCAGTTACTGCAATAGATAAATGTTTTGATAGTCTTAAAAATCAAAGAGAATTTGGTGCAATCACAGCAAAATTTCTTCCTTACCCATCAATAGTTCCTTGTTTATCTGCTATTAAATATTATGTAAAAACCTCTGATTTAAAAAATAAAGTAGATATTCATTCTAAGATTAAAAAATGGTATTGGTCATCCATATTTTTAAATAGATACTCTAGTGCTGTAGAGAGTACATCTACCAAAGATTATATAGATTTAAAAAAATGGTTTGAAGATGATGATTTAGAATTAGAAGCAGTTACAGATTTTGCTGCGAATTATAAAAGCTTAGACCTACACAAAGAAACAAGAAGTGGTTCTGCAATTTATAAGGCTATTTTTAATCTCATAATATTAAATGGAGCTAGAGACTGGGAGTCTTTTGAATTACCAGAATATGAAGGTTTAGATGACCATCATATTGTTCCAAAAAGTTGGGGAAAAGAAAATGAGCTTGGTCAAAAAATAAATACCATTTTAAATAGAACACCAATTTCTGGGGATACCAATCGAAAAATAATTAGAGATTCTTTACCAAATGTTTATATAAAAAATATGTTTGATAATAATGATGAAGAAAAGGTATATAGAGTTTTAGAAACACATCTAATTAGTAAAAAAGCTGTTGAAATACTGTTAAGAAATAATTTCTCAGTAGATGATTATAACGAATTTATTGAAGAAAGAAAACACACAATTTTAGAAACAATAAACAATAAATTAATTGAACAGAAAATTGAATTACCAGAACACTTAAAGAAAATTAACTCTGATATTGAAGTTATAGAGCTAACATTAAGAAAAATAATTGAAGAAAAATTAGAGTTAAAATCAAGAATTGATATAAAAGAAAAAATACCTTCAAATATTTATGAAAAATTAGTTCTCAAAATAAATAGAGCAAAAAAGAAAAATCCAAACTTAGTTCAGCAAAATATAGATGATGCTAAATATTGGATGCAATTTTCAGATTTACAAGAGTTACAGCAAATTATTACATCAAAAGTATTTTGGGGTTTATTTGAGGAATTATTTATAAACAAGGAAAATTTAACCTCTGAGTTTAATGATGTAGCTAATTTAAGAAATGCTTTACGTCACTCTAGAGATGTAGATATCATTACAAAAATGAAGGGAGAAGCTTCTATTTTATGGTTTAATCAGCAACTAACAATAAAATAA
- a CDS encoding N-acetylglucosamine kinase, with the protein MILIADSGSTKCDWILYNNQETNPTKISTKGLNPAVLSKKDFLKIVSSSKALNKVKDQVKEIKFFGAGCGSKDNQQKVNLILESYFENATCITKEDTMAAVIATTKSPAVVCILGTGSNCCYFDGQHIHMKTPALGYLLMDEASGNYYGKELLKSYYYSKMPNELAALFNTEYALKEGDVLKGLYQSKRPNKYLASFAPFLFKYQEHKFIQELLLNGFRTFVDHHVLKHREALKHVPVHFVGSIAFYGQKLIKQVLAERGITGGLFIKSPVDHIVEHKINIH; encoded by the coding sequence ATGATTTTAATTGCTGATAGTGGTTCTACAAAATGCGATTGGATTCTTTATAACAATCAAGAAACTAATCCTACAAAAATTAGTACAAAAGGTTTAAATCCTGCTGTGCTAAGCAAGAAAGATTTCTTAAAAATTGTATCCTCTAGCAAAGCACTTAATAAAGTTAAAGATCAAGTAAAAGAAATAAAGTTTTTTGGAGCTGGTTGTGGTTCTAAAGACAATCAGCAAAAGGTGAATCTTATTTTAGAGTCTTATTTCGAAAATGCAACATGCATTACTAAAGAAGATACTATGGCTGCAGTTATAGCAACTACAAAATCACCTGCTGTAGTTTGTATTTTAGGCACAGGCTCTAACTGTTGTTATTTTGACGGACAACATATACATATGAAAACACCAGCCTTAGGTTATCTTTTAATGGATGAAGCTAGTGGAAATTATTATGGTAAAGAACTTCTTAAAAGTTACTATTATTCCAAAATGCCAAATGAATTAGCTGCATTATTTAATACAGAATATGCTTTGAAAGAAGGTGATGTTTTAAAAGGATTATATCAATCAAAAAGACCCAATAAATACTTGGCCAGCTTTGCTCCTTTTCTTTTCAAATATCAAGAACATAAATTTATACAAGAACTTCTTTTAAATGGTTTTAGAACGTTTGTAGATCATCATGTTTTAAAGCACAGAGAAGCTTTAAAACATGTACCTGTTCATTTTGTGGGTTCTATAGCTTTTTATGGTCAAAAACTAATCAAACAAGTTTTAGCAGAAAGAGGAATTACTGGAGGTCTTTTTATAAAAAGCCCTGTAGATCATATTGTAGAACATAAAATAAATATTCATTGA
- a CDS encoding DUF2971 domain-containing protein has product MIRTFFNMDNAKEDFWLHRYSNANFLEKMFSNGALNLKFTKAINFEDPLEGWDLRNPKIKKGMDETIAFYNRGIDDSCTIENLSGILSFFTDTRLDVLKNIVLKLKNYNENRNSTFISSWFKTDTIEEENRAMWRLYGNNEEGVRISVKWSDLKQALLKFNENFEVGLVDYGMNTKQQNLFFTKDISYKHENEFRILFYNKKAIEDQFIKLDNLKVHTTVRSMYNKDCYTNRLKKLGLEKGFDTNNKLTYDESHLFYESKQVDWSVVLDIINREILRNK; this is encoded by the coding sequence ATGATAAGAACATTTTTCAATATGGATAACGCAAAAGAAGATTTTTGGTTACACAGGTATTCTAATGCTAATTTCTTAGAGAAAATGTTTAGTAATGGTGCTTTAAACTTAAAATTTACAAAAGCTATTAATTTCGAAGACCCACTAGAAGGTTGGGATTTAAGAAATCCTAAAATTAAAAAAGGGATGGATGAAACAATTGCTTTTTACAATAGAGGGATTGATGATAGTTGTACTATTGAAAATTTATCAGGAATCTTAAGTTTTTTTACTGACACTAGATTAGATGTGTTAAAAAATATAGTTTTAAAATTAAAAAATTATAATGAAAATAGAAATTCCACTTTTATAAGCTCTTGGTTCAAAACGGATACAATAGAAGAAGAAAATAGAGCTATGTGGAGGTTGTATGGTAATAATGAAGAGGGTGTTAGAATTTCTGTTAAATGGTCAGATTTGAAACAAGCTTTATTAAAATTTAATGAGAATTTTGAAGTTGGTCTTGTAGATTATGGGATGAATACTAAACAGCAAAATCTTTTTTTCACAAAAGATATATCCTATAAACATGAGAATGAGTTTAGAATACTTTTTTATAATAAAAAAGCCATTGAGGATCAATTCATAAAATTAGACAATCTTAAAGTGCATACAACGGTTAGAAGCATGTATAATAAAGACTGTTATACAAACAGGTTGAAAAAACTGGGCTTAGAAAAAGGTTTTGATACCAATAATAAATTAACCTATGATGAATCACATCTATTTTATGAAAGTAAACAAGTAGATTGGTCAGTTGTTTTAGATATTATTAATAGAGAAATATTAAGGAATAAATGA
- a CDS encoding family 20 glycosylhydrolase — translation MKKIIIILLLIQGSNQFIQAQDALSNKYDLMPWPKEITEYSSQFLIDENLTVSINSEKSERVQKGAIRFLRRLANRTGVFLNEGFPVYNEKGSINLIYDTISKLDLRTDESYLLEISASKIDITAKSDIGILRGLETLLQLTQHNTRNYYFPSVSINDAPRFVWRGLMIDVSRHFQPIAVIKRNLEAMASVKINVFHWHLTDDQGFRIESKVYPKLQELASDGLYYTQNQIKDVVAFADNLGIRVIPEIDVPGHASAILTAYPELGSKENYNYSIERFAGVFHPTLNPSKEITYTFLENLFTEITPLFPDQYFHIGGDENEGKHWDQNQEIAKFKDKHKLKNNHELQTYFNIRLEKILKKLGKKLMGWDEILTPNMPTTAVIHSWRGENEGVANGGSLIEAAKKGYQTVLSNGYYIDRMLSVEHHYSVDPIGDIKLNKEELSKVLGGEATMWSELVTPQTIDSRIWPRTAAIAERFWSTKDVKDVDNMRKRLSKISYQLEELGLTHIKNRDVILRSISHNQNINSIQDLAKICEPLKIYARNKDGIEYKTFSSFNLFADACSADAEDAIVFNRKVSNFLKVQNRTNTAHVLSYLKKWANNYTKFAKLDKNPKLNSLEELSKNLSIACNVLQNSIENTAVSKSDLLKLQNAIATLKLPVADTEVVIVNALENLANYCKTNYKN, via the coding sequence ATGAAGAAAATCATAATTATACTTTTACTAATACAAGGTTCTAACCAATTTATACAGGCACAAGATGCCCTTTCAAATAAATACGATTTAATGCCTTGGCCTAAAGAGATTACTGAGTACTCATCTCAATTTTTAATTGATGAAAATCTTACGGTTTCTATTAATTCAGAAAAGTCAGAAAGAGTTCAAAAAGGAGCTATTCGTTTTTTAAGAAGACTTGCTAATAGAACAGGTGTTTTTCTAAATGAAGGCTTTCCTGTATACAATGAAAAAGGAAGTATTAATTTAATTTACGATACTATTAGTAAATTAGATTTAAGAACAGATGAGTCTTATCTTTTAGAAATTAGTGCATCTAAAATAGATATTACTGCCAAATCTGATATTGGAATTTTAAGAGGCTTAGAAACTTTACTACAACTTACGCAACATAATACAAGAAACTACTATTTTCCAAGTGTATCAATTAATGATGCTCCAAGATTTGTATGGAGAGGTTTAATGATAGATGTCTCAAGACATTTTCAGCCAATAGCTGTTATCAAAAGAAACTTAGAAGCTATGGCTTCTGTAAAAATCAATGTTTTTCATTGGCATTTAACAGATGATCAAGGGTTTAGAATCGAATCTAAAGTATATCCAAAATTACAAGAATTAGCTTCAGATGGATTGTATTACACACAAAATCAAATAAAAGATGTGGTTGCTTTTGCAGATAATTTAGGTATAAGAGTAATTCCAGAAATTGATGTTCCTGGGCATGCATCTGCTATTTTAACTGCTTATCCAGAATTAGGGAGTAAAGAAAATTATAACTATTCTATTGAGCGTTTTGCAGGTGTTTTTCATCCTACATTAAATCCATCAAAAGAAATAACATATACGTTTTTAGAAAACCTATTTACAGAAATTACGCCATTATTTCCAGATCAATATTTTCATATTGGAGGTGATGAAAATGAAGGTAAACATTGGGATCAAAATCAAGAGATTGCTAAATTTAAAGACAAACATAAACTTAAAAACAATCACGAATTACAAACTTATTTTAATATCAGATTAGAAAAAATTCTGAAAAAACTAGGTAAAAAACTTATGGGTTGGGATGAAATTCTAACTCCAAATATGCCAACAACTGCAGTTATACATTCTTGGCGTGGAGAAAATGAGGGTGTTGCTAATGGTGGTTCTTTAATAGAAGCTGCTAAAAAAGGGTATCAAACAGTGCTTTCTAATGGTTATTATATAGATAGAATGTTATCTGTAGAACATCATTATTCTGTAGACCCAATTGGTGATATCAAGTTAAATAAAGAAGAATTATCTAAAGTTTTAGGTGGTGAAGCTACAATGTGGAGTGAACTTGTTACACCACAAACTATAGATTCAAGAATTTGGCCTAGAACTGCTGCAATTGCTGAGCGTTTTTGGTCTACAAAAGATGTTAAAGATGTAGATAATATGAGAAAACGTCTGTCAAAAATTTCTTATCAGTTAGAAGAATTAGGTCTTACTCATATTAAAAATAGAGATGTAATATTAAGAAGCATAAGTCATAATCAAAACATAAATTCTATACAAGATTTGGCAAAAATTTGCGAACCTTTAAAAATATACGCAAGAAACAAAGATGGTATAGAATACAAAACCTTTTCATCTTTTAATCTGTTTGCAGATGCTTGTTCTGCTGATGCTGAAGATGCTATAGTTTTTAATAGAAAAGTTTCTAATTTCTTAAAAGTACAGAACAGAACAAATACAGCACATGTACTTTCATATCTGAAAAAATGGGCTAATAATTATACTAAATTTGCAAAGCTTGATAAAAATCCAAAATTAAATTCTTTAGAAGAGTTATCTAAAAACCTATCTATAGCTTGTAATGTTCTTCAAAATAGTATTGAAAACACAGCAGTTTCAAAATCAGATTTACTTAAGCTACAAAATGCTATTGCTACTTTAAAATTACCTGTGGCTGATACAGAAGTTGTTATTGTTAATGCCTTGGAAAATCTAGCAAACTACTGCAAAACAAATTATAAAAATTAA